TGCCGCTGTAAAGAAATCCCATGCTCACATCGGAAGGTATCTTTGTCCGCTCGTTTTTGAGAATACCCATTTCGCCGTAGTTACGGGCAACTGCGGCAAGCGCCAGACCATCCATCGGACGCCAGGTTATTCCCCCGTCCACCGCGTATCCGCCGGCATTTTCCTGGGCGATTTTTTCAAAAAGTTTTTTATATGTCACACCGAGCGAAATCTTTTGGGTAAGAAGCCGCGCATAGGTGAAAGCAAGAGAAACATTCTTTATGCTGTATGTTCCGGGAGAAGTTTCAGAGGGAGCGGATCCGCGCAGCTCTATATCCCCTGAATCGAAAATCTGAACGGAAAAACCGAAAGCGCCCGCTGCGCTGTTGGCAGAAACCGCGGCATATTCCTGCTTAATGCCCTGTATCCATTCCGTATGGGAGAATTGGGCCGAACGCTCGCCCACAAATGCTATCAGAGAAGGATTCAGCCACTCCGAAGAAGGTCCATCTGCGCTGGATAGCCCCGCTCCGCCCAGGGAAGCGATGCGCGCCGTGGGGGTGACGCGGAGGAAGGAAAGCCCGGTCCGGCCGGAATCACTGTATACCTGTTCCGACAGTACGTTTGACACACCAGCGGAAAGTATTGCGCATGATGCCGCAAGAAAGACGAATATCCTCATCATAGTTTATTCTCCGTATGAGAGCACCAGGGAGACAAGATTTATCCGGTCATTCTCGATAGTATCGGCTGAATAGGCGTAATCGAAGCCGATAGAGCGGGTGACCTGCACACTGAATCCG
This region of Candidatus Latescibacter sp. genomic DNA includes:
- a CDS encoding PorV/PorQ family protein, giving the protein MMRIFVFLAASCAILSAGVSNVLSEQVYSDSGRTGLSFLRVTPTARIASLGGAGLSSADGPSSEWLNPSLIAFVGERSAQFSHTEWIQGIKQEYAAVSANSAAGAFGFSVQIFDSGDIELRGSAPSETSPGTYSIKNVSLAFTYARLLTQKISLGVTYKKLFEKIAQENAGGYAVDGGITWRPMDGLALAAVARNYGEMGILKNERTKIPSDVSMGFLYSGMLPGFNRNFTLLGDYVIPRYGDNGIRTGVEVEAVDRFFIRIGYRNDSSLETMSYGLGLEMGIFSADVSYTPIKDFPDNALRFTLSITGF